The following proteins come from a genomic window of Streptomyces sp. Sge12:
- a CDS encoding LppU/SCO3897 family protein → MSSQEMLITLTPQQATYGVILPVELPTGTVRLRIPSCRHGDLVRVRVGAGEVLLRVHVTGAGAAWIAGAGGVTPPTATTAAFPAGAGATAPAPPAGPARGVGGRGCLVALAVAAALVLGFFVLADGDDDGRDGKSAAGATPTGSSSWTPSPTASYDPSGSPSSGSSVPGAATASYSPEASAEASPEASPEPSPFDRGTCLNGQLPDSTTPRSVSGVSEVPCSASDAHYRVIESIPGTADLDSCNDNPKTQYAFSYRYMRGSIVLNQYVYCLVGIGSYAR, encoded by the coding sequence GTGTCGTCACAGGAAATGCTCATCACCCTCACCCCGCAGCAGGCGACCTACGGTGTGATCCTCCCCGTGGAGCTGCCGACGGGCACGGTCCGCCTGCGCATACCGTCCTGCCGGCACGGGGATCTCGTCCGGGTCCGCGTCGGGGCCGGGGAAGTCCTGCTGCGCGTCCACGTGACCGGGGCGGGCGCGGCCTGGATCGCGGGGGCCGGCGGGGTCACGCCGCCGACCGCGACCACGGCCGCCTTCCCGGCCGGGGCGGGTGCGACGGCGCCCGCGCCCCCTGCGGGGCCCGCGCGGGGGGTCGGCGGGCGCGGCTGTCTGGTGGCGCTCGCCGTCGCCGCGGCGCTGGTCCTCGGCTTCTTCGTGCTGGCCGACGGCGACGACGACGGCCGTGACGGCAAGTCCGCCGCCGGGGCCACGCCCACCGGGTCGTCCTCCTGGACGCCCTCGCCTACTGCCTCCTACGACCCTTCCGGCTCCCCCTCGTCCGGGTCGTCGGTCCCCGGCGCCGCCACGGCGTCGTACAGCCCCGAAGCGAGCGCCGAGGCGAGCCCCGAGGCGAGCCCGGAGCCCAGCCCGTTCGACCGGGGCACCTGCCTGAACGGCCAGCTGCCGGACTCGACGACGCCGCGCAGCGTCAGTGGCGTCTCGGAGGTGCCCTGCTCGGCGTCCGACGCGCACTACCGGGTGATCGAGAGCATTCCCGGTACCGCGGACCTGGACAGCTGCAACGACAACCCCAAGACCCAGTATGCCTTCTCCTACCGCTACATGCGCGGCTCCATCGTCCTCAACCAGTACGTGTACTGCCTGGTCGGCATCGGCTCGTACGCCCGCTGA
- a CDS encoding enoyl-CoA hydratase/isomerase family protein: MTVRVERDKATGVAVVTLDREHRHNAIDLATAAELSAVWREFRFADEVRAVVLTGAGPAAFCTGIDRGVDVPQPASPYSADDPLIAIGPKAGDLWKPVVAAVNGMACGGAFYLLGEAEFLIASETATFFDPHTAYGMVSAYEAVYMAQRMPFGEAARMSLMGTAERLSARRAHEIGLVSELAAPDGLLPAALRAAETLAGFPTEAVQGTVRALWSAKQAALQQSLAQAPALIALGNLAPERQAELFAGRRGGPEPRVR, encoded by the coding sequence ATGACCGTGCGGGTGGAACGGGACAAGGCGACCGGGGTCGCGGTCGTCACCCTCGACCGGGAACACCGGCACAACGCCATCGACCTGGCGACCGCGGCCGAACTGAGCGCGGTGTGGCGCGAGTTCCGCTTCGCCGACGAGGTACGGGCCGTGGTGCTGACGGGCGCCGGCCCGGCCGCCTTCTGCACCGGCATCGACCGCGGCGTGGACGTGCCGCAGCCCGCCTCGCCCTACTCGGCGGACGACCCGCTGATCGCCATCGGCCCCAAGGCGGGCGACCTGTGGAAGCCGGTCGTCGCCGCCGTCAACGGCATGGCCTGCGGCGGGGCCTTCTACCTGCTGGGCGAGGCGGAATTCCTGATCGCCTCCGAGACCGCGACCTTCTTCGACCCGCACACCGCCTACGGCATGGTCAGCGCCTACGAGGCCGTCTACATGGCACAGCGCATGCCCTTCGGCGAGGCCGCCCGCATGTCCCTCATGGGCACCGCCGAACGGCTCTCGGCGCGCCGGGCCCACGAGATCGGCCTCGTCTCGGAACTGGCCGCGCCCGACGGACTGCTCCCGGCGGCCCTGCGGGCGGCGGAGACCCTGGCCGGCTTCCCGACGGAGGCCGTGCAGGGCACCGTACGGGCCCTGTGGTCGGCGAAGCAGGCCGCGCTCCAGCAGTCCCTGGCGCAGGCCCCGGCGCTGATCGCGCTGGGCAACCTCGCCCCGGAGCGGCAGGCGGAGCTGTTCGCCGGGCGGCGCGGGGGGCCGGAGCCGCGGGTGCGGTGA
- a CDS encoding FadD3 family acyl-CoA ligase, with amino-acid sequence MGDHGRENVGEDLRREPGGEPEGQPGGGLRGDLRWGSIGGLVRAAAAQYADREAVVDGRARISYTQLGERVERAAAACIAAGIEPGDRVAVWAPNTLEWIVSALGAVSAGAVLVPLNTRFKGAEAAYVLERSRARLLFVTGTFLGTSYVASLRRAAAEGPGGGPLPGLPHLEQVVVLSDDAPDSFRTWKDFLTGGDGVPAAAVRERAGAIRPEDPSDIIFTSGTTGSPKGAVITHAQSLRCYDVWSELAGLREGDRYLIVNPFFHTFGYKAGIIACLMRGATMVPQPVFNVDTVLANVAAERISVLPGPPTLHQSLLDHPQRKHHDLSALRLVVTGAAVVPLRLVERLRGELHIGVVLTAYGLSEASGIVTMCRRGDPAQIIASTSGRAVPDTEVEIRDADGRPQPPGQAGEIVVRGHHVMQGYFEDPEETARAITPEGWLHTGDVGVLDEDGNLRITDRIKDMFIVGGFNAYPAEIEQLLGLHPDIADVAVIGVPDPRLGEVGKAYAVRRPGSTVTADDLIAWSRREMANYKVPRAVEFVTELPRNASGKILKRELRAS; translated from the coding sequence ATGGGCGACCACGGGCGCGAGAACGTGGGCGAAGACCTGCGCCGGGAGCCGGGCGGGGAGCCGGAAGGGCAGCCGGGCGGCGGCCTTCGCGGGGACCTCCGCTGGGGCAGCATCGGCGGGCTCGTCCGGGCGGCAGCGGCACAGTACGCCGACCGGGAGGCCGTCGTCGACGGCCGCGCCCGGATCAGTTACACGCAGCTCGGCGAACGCGTCGAGCGGGCCGCCGCCGCCTGCATCGCCGCGGGCATCGAGCCCGGCGACCGGGTCGCCGTCTGGGCCCCCAACACCCTGGAGTGGATCGTCTCCGCCCTCGGCGCCGTCTCCGCGGGCGCGGTGCTCGTCCCCCTCAACACCCGTTTCAAGGGCGCGGAGGCCGCGTACGTCCTGGAGCGCAGCCGGGCCAGGCTGCTGTTCGTCACCGGCACCTTCCTCGGCACCTCCTACGTCGCCTCCCTGCGCCGCGCGGCCGCCGAGGGCCCGGGCGGCGGCCCGCTGCCCGGACTCCCGCACCTGGAACAGGTCGTCGTCCTCTCCGACGACGCCCCCGACTCCTTCCGCACCTGGAAGGACTTCCTCACGGGCGGGGACGGCGTACCGGCCGCGGCGGTCCGCGAACGCGCCGGGGCCATCCGCCCCGAAGACCCCTCCGACATCATCTTCACCTCCGGCACCACCGGCAGCCCCAAGGGCGCCGTCATCACCCACGCCCAGTCCCTGCGCTGCTACGACGTGTGGAGCGAGCTCGCCGGCCTGCGCGAGGGCGACCGCTACCTGATCGTGAACCCCTTCTTCCACACCTTCGGCTACAAGGCCGGGATCATCGCCTGCCTGATGCGCGGGGCCACGATGGTCCCGCAGCCCGTGTTCAACGTGGACACCGTCCTCGCGAACGTCGCCGCCGAACGGATCTCCGTACTCCCCGGTCCGCCCACCCTCCACCAGTCGCTCCTCGACCACCCCCAGCGCAAGCACCACGACCTCTCCGCCCTGCGCCTGGTCGTCACCGGCGCGGCCGTGGTCCCGCTGCGGCTCGTCGAGCGGCTGCGCGGCGAGCTGCACATCGGGGTCGTCCTCACGGCGTACGGGCTCTCGGAGGCCAGCGGCATCGTCACCATGTGCCGCCGGGGCGACCCCGCGCAGATCATCGCCTCGACCTCCGGCCGGGCCGTCCCCGACACGGAGGTGGAGATCCGCGACGCGGACGGGCGCCCGCAGCCGCCCGGGCAGGCGGGCGAGATCGTGGTCCGCGGCCACCACGTCATGCAGGGCTACTTCGAGGACCCCGAGGAGACCGCCCGGGCGATCACCCCGGAGGGCTGGCTGCACACCGGCGACGTGGGGGTCCTGGACGAGGACGGCAACCTGCGCATCACCGACCGGATCAAGGACATGTTCATCGTCGGCGGCTTCAACGCCTACCCCGCCGAGATCGAGCAACTCCTCGGCCTGCACCCGGACATCGCGGACGTCGCGGTGATCGGCGTCCCGGACCCCCGCCTGGGCGAGGTCGGCAAGGCCTACGCGGTCCGCCGCCCCGGCTCCACGGTGACCGCCGACGACCTGATCGCCTGGTCCCGCCGTGAGATGGCCAACTACAAGGTCCCGCGCGCGGTGGAGTTCGTGACGGAACTCCCCCGCAACGCCAGCGGCAAGATCCTCAAGCGCGAACTGCGCGCCTCCTGA
- a CDS encoding Zn-ribbon domain-containing OB-fold protein produces MTTASEAASEAAAEAAAELLLPVPDEDGAPFWEYAARGELRVQACATCGRLRFPPRPCCPHCRSFDSEWRRMSGRGRIWSYVRPHPPLLPAYAAQAPYNVILVELADAPHIRLAGNLVTSADAPLDSVEPARLRIGARVQVVFTETGGMAVPRWILEKS; encoded by the coding sequence ATGACCACCGCATCCGAAGCCGCATCCGAAGCCGCCGCCGAGGCCGCGGCCGAACTGCTCCTGCCCGTCCCCGACGAGGACGGCGCCCCCTTCTGGGAGTACGCCGCCCGCGGCGAGCTCCGCGTCCAGGCCTGCGCCACCTGCGGCCGGCTGCGCTTCCCGCCCCGCCCCTGCTGCCCGCACTGCCGGTCCTTCGACAGCGAGTGGCGCCGGATGAGCGGCCGCGGCCGGATCTGGTCCTACGTACGGCCGCACCCGCCGCTGCTGCCCGCGTACGCCGCCCAGGCCCCGTACAACGTGATCCTCGTGGAGCTCGCCGACGCCCCGCACATCCGGCTCGCCGGAAACCTGGTGACCTCGGCCGACGCCCCGCTCGACTCGGTGGAACCGGCCCGGCTGCGCATCGGCGCACGCGTCCAGGTCGTCTTCACCGAGACGGGCGGCATGGCCGTGCCCCGCTGGATCCTGGAGAAGTCATGA
- a CDS encoding lipid-transfer protein, with translation MAATLKDTTAIVGIGQTAFAKQLPQSEKELACRAILAALADAGIEPSEVDAFASYTMEETDEVEVAKAIGAGDVTFFSKIGYGGGGSCATVGHLASAVATGQATVGVAWRSRKRGSGPRPWKNTAVQLPTPGQWTRPFGLLRPADEIGMLARRYMHEYGATRDHLFNVAMACRNRANANPAAMMYERPLTREMYMTSRLISDPLCLFDNCLETDGALACVIVSAERARDCRHKPVYVHSVAQGLPAQHHGMVNYWNDDPLSGPAWTAARHLWKQADFGPQDVDVAQIYDAFTPLIPLSLEGYGFCGRGEGAAFTEGGALEMGGRLPLNTGGGGLSEAYVHGFNLINEGVKQLRGVSTSQVPDAATCLVTAGEGVPTSAILLRS, from the coding sequence ATGGCGGCAACGCTCAAGGACACGACAGCGATAGTCGGTATCGGGCAGACCGCCTTCGCCAAACAACTGCCGCAGTCCGAAAAAGAGTTGGCCTGCCGGGCCATCCTGGCGGCCCTCGCCGACGCCGGCATCGAGCCGTCCGAGGTCGACGCCTTCGCCTCCTACACCATGGAGGAGACCGACGAGGTCGAGGTCGCCAAGGCCATCGGCGCCGGCGACGTCACCTTCTTCTCCAAGATCGGCTACGGCGGCGGCGGTTCCTGCGCCACCGTCGGCCACCTCGCCTCCGCCGTCGCCACCGGTCAGGCCACCGTCGGCGTCGCCTGGCGCTCCCGCAAACGCGGCTCGGGCCCCCGCCCCTGGAAGAACACCGCCGTCCAGCTGCCCACCCCCGGCCAGTGGACCAGGCCCTTCGGCCTGCTGCGGCCCGCCGACGAGATCGGCATGCTCGCCCGCCGCTACATGCACGAGTACGGCGCCACCCGCGACCACCTCTTCAACGTCGCCATGGCCTGCCGCAACCGGGCCAACGCCAACCCGGCGGCGATGATGTACGAACGCCCGCTGACCCGCGAGATGTACATGACCTCCCGCCTGATCAGCGACCCGCTCTGCCTCTTCGACAACTGCCTGGAGACCGACGGGGCCCTGGCCTGCGTGATCGTCTCCGCCGAGCGCGCCCGCGACTGCCGCCACAAGCCCGTCTACGTGCACTCCGTCGCCCAGGGCCTGCCCGCCCAGCACCACGGCATGGTCAACTACTGGAACGACGACCCCCTGTCCGGCCCCGCCTGGACCGCCGCCCGCCACCTGTGGAAGCAGGCCGACTTCGGGCCCCAGGACGTGGACGTCGCCCAGATCTACGACGCCTTCACCCCGCTGATCCCGCTCTCGCTGGAGGGCTACGGCTTCTGCGGGCGCGGCGAGGGCGCCGCCTTCACAGAGGGCGGCGCACTGGAGATGGGCGGCCGGCTCCCCCTCAACACCGGCGGCGGCGGTCTGTCCGAGGCGTACGTGCACGGCTTCAACCTGATCAACGAAGGCGTCAAGCAGCTGCGCGGCGTCTCCACCTCCCAGGTGCCCGACGCCGCGACCTGCCTGGTGACCGCCGGCGAGGGAGTACCGACGTCCGCCATCCTGCTGAGGAGCTGA